A window of the Myxococcales bacterium genome harbors these coding sequences:
- the prfB gene encoding peptide chain release factor 2: MKIEELESLANAPSFWNDRERAQAITKQTKSLKSLVSAYDNQMRALSDAEILLELADEASDEATGQEAVAAAKAVSAALDDLEFRRMLSGEFDGQGAIVQIQAGAGGVDASDWAQMLMRMIMRYAERKGWKTEVVDEQPAEEAGIKGATMIITGENAFGLLKAENGVHRLVRVSPFDQQGRRQTSFASMTITPDIDDDIVVDINTEDLKIDTYRAGGAGGQHVNKTDSAVRITHLPTGIVVQCQNERSQHSNKAKAMKMLSARMYELEVSKREAKAAEEAKAKLRIEWGSQIRSYVLFPYQQVNDHRTEVKTSQVSAVLDGDLDELIRTYLLQRAGATA; this comes from the coding sequence CTGAAGATCGAGGAGCTGGAGTCGCTGGCCAACGCGCCGTCGTTCTGGAACGACCGCGAGCGGGCCCAGGCGATCACCAAGCAGACCAAGTCGCTCAAGTCGCTGGTGTCGGCCTACGACAACCAGATGCGGGCGCTGTCGGACGCCGAGATCCTGCTCGAGCTGGCCGACGAGGCCAGCGACGAGGCCACCGGCCAGGAGGCGGTCGCCGCCGCCAAGGCGGTGAGCGCCGCGCTCGACGACCTCGAGTTCCGGCGGATGCTCTCGGGCGAGTTCGACGGCCAGGGCGCGATCGTCCAGATCCAGGCCGGCGCCGGCGGCGTCGACGCCTCGGACTGGGCCCAGATGTTGATGCGCATGATCATGCGCTACGCCGAGCGCAAGGGCTGGAAGACCGAGGTCGTCGACGAGCAGCCGGCCGAGGAGGCCGGCATCAAGGGCGCGACGATGATCATCACCGGCGAGAACGCGTTCGGCCTGCTCAAGGCCGAGAACGGCGTCCACCGGCTGGTGCGGGTGTCGCCGTTCGATCAGCAGGGCCGGCGCCAGACCTCGTTCGCGTCGATGACGATCACCCCGGACATCGACGACGACATCGTCGTCGACATCAACACCGAGGACCTCAAGATCGACACCTACCGCGCCGGCGGCGCCGGCGGGCAGCACGTCAACAAGACCGACTCGGCGGTGCGCATCACCCACCTGCCGACCGGCATCGTCGTCCAGTGCCAGAACGAGCGCAGCCAGCACTCGAACAAGGCCAAGGCGATGAAGATGCTGAGCGCGCGCATGTACGAGCTCGAGGTCTCCAAGCGCGAGGCCAAGGCGGCCGAGGAGGCCAAGGCCAAGCTCCGGATCGAGTGGGGCAGCCAGATCCGCAGCTACGTGCTGTTCCCGTACCAGCAGGTCAACGACCACCGCACCGAGGTCAAGACCAGCCAGGTCTCGGCCGTGCTCGACGGCGACCTCGACGAGCTGATCCGCACGTACCTGCTCCAGCGCGCCGGCGCGACCGCGTAG
- a CDS encoding FHA domain-containing protein, giving the protein MTAKVLWRHAQGIEGSIELGAQEIRVGRAMDCAIRTDDAMVSRHHARIVWGGGGYVVEDLGSANKVFYQEQQVQQHMLRHGDAVRCGSLWLRFVDTSQLGQPAPAAPAAIPPPQAVPQPVGMAPTGAQQAAPMAVNIEGFGPMQPMAPAAPPPMAAPAPAPQPQAATPSGENDEEIRRLRRRIDQLQAELRVYRGGKVGQEKARRMEDLENDLSNAEVERDRFKVRISELEGTLQAESGSAKVQRAVEIRGKAAEMVTSLNDVLSSLRIEVMAAEGEFDQFSHQLPRASFELIRQSMKNAADCADQARELLRSLREIAS; this is encoded by the coding sequence GTGACTGCCAAGGTCCTCTGGCGCCACGCACAGGGCATCGAGGGCTCGATCGAGCTCGGTGCGCAAGAGATCCGGGTCGGAAGGGCCATGGATTGCGCGATCCGCACCGACGACGCGATGGTGTCTCGACACCACGCGCGCATCGTCTGGGGCGGTGGCGGATACGTGGTCGAAGATCTCGGCTCCGCCAACAAGGTCTTCTACCAGGAGCAGCAGGTGCAACAGCACATGCTGCGGCACGGCGACGCCGTCCGCTGCGGCAGCCTGTGGCTGCGGTTCGTGGACACGTCCCAGCTCGGCCAGCCCGCGCCCGCCGCCCCGGCGGCGATCCCGCCCCCGCAGGCCGTGCCCCAGCCCGTCGGCATGGCCCCGACCGGCGCCCAGCAGGCCGCCCCCATGGCGGTCAACATCGAGGGTTTCGGGCCGATGCAACCGATGGCGCCCGCGGCCCCGCCACCGATGGCCGCCCCGGCGCCGGCGCCGCAGCCCCAGGCCGCCACGCCGAGCGGCGAGAACGACGAGGAGATCCGCCGCCTCCGGCGCCGCATCGATCAGCTCCAGGCCGAGCTCCGCGTCTACCGCGGCGGCAAGGTCGGCCAGGAGAAGGCCCGGCGCATGGAGGATCTCGAGAACGATCTGTCCAACGCCGAGGTCGAGCGCGATCGCTTCAAGGTCCGGATCTCCGAGCTCGAGGGCACGCTCCAGGCCGAGAGCGGCAGCGCCAAGGTCCAGCGCGCGGTCGAGATCCGCGGCAAGGCCGCCGAGATGGTGACCTCGCTCAACGACGTCCTGTCGAGCCTGCGCATCGAGGTCATGGCCGCCGAGGGCGAGTTCGACCAGTTCTCGCACCAGCTCCCCCGCGCCTCCTTCGAGCTGATCCGTCAGTCGATGAAGAACGCCGCCGACTGCGCCGACCAGGCCCGCGAGCTCCTGCGCTCCCTCCGCGAGATCGCCAGCTGA
- a CDS encoding PLP-dependent transferase, with the protein MTIDRAASIDTILAQGGAPIDPAYGEVVPPIRVSTTYARDPAYQLPTRAAYSRDDNPTSRPAEALLAALEGGPEAMMFASGMAAATAVIQALAPGDHVIAPRMMYWGLRGWLVEHCRRFGLGLDLVDTHVTDAVRAALRPGTTRLVWLEVPANPTWDVADVAAIATLAHAAGARVAVDATAATPVHLRALALGADLVMHSATKYLNGHSDVIAGALVTAALDEAWQRLRAHRHDVGAVLGPFEAWLVHRGMRTLAVRVRRQSAGALAVATALAGHPGLVDVLYPGLPTHPHHAVAARQLHDGFGGMLSLRVAGGAEAALAVAGRLRLFARATSLGGVESLVEHRASVEPPDSPVPHDLLRLSIGLEDPGELIDDLRAALG; encoded by the coding sequence ATGACGATCGATCGCGCGGCGTCGATCGACACGATCCTGGCGCAAGGCGGAGCCCCGATCGATCCGGCCTACGGCGAGGTGGTGCCGCCGATCCGCGTGTCGACGACCTACGCGCGCGACCCGGCCTACCAGCTGCCGACCCGCGCCGCCTACAGCCGCGACGACAACCCGACCTCGCGGCCGGCCGAGGCGCTGCTGGCGGCGCTCGAGGGCGGGCCCGAGGCGATGATGTTCGCGTCGGGGATGGCCGCGGCGACCGCCGTGATCCAGGCGCTCGCGCCCGGCGACCACGTGATCGCGCCGCGGATGATGTACTGGGGCCTGCGCGGCTGGCTGGTCGAGCACTGCCGGCGCTTCGGCCTGGGACTCGATCTGGTCGACACCCACGTCACCGACGCGGTGCGGGCGGCGCTGCGCCCGGGCACGACGAGGCTGGTGTGGCTCGAGGTGCCGGCCAACCCGACCTGGGACGTGGCCGACGTGGCCGCGATCGCCACGCTGGCCCACGCCGCCGGCGCGCGGGTCGCGGTCGACGCGACCGCGGCGACGCCGGTGCACCTGCGGGCGCTCGCGCTCGGCGCCGATCTGGTGATGCACTCGGCCACCAAGTACCTGAACGGCCACTCCGACGTGATCGCCGGCGCGCTGGTGACCGCCGCCCTCGACGAGGCCTGGCAGCGGCTGCGCGCGCACCGCCACGACGTCGGCGCGGTGCTCGGGCCGTTCGAGGCGTGGCTGGTCCACCGCGGCATGCGCACGCTGGCGGTGCGGGTCCGGCGCCAGAGCGCCGGCGCCCTCGCGGTCGCGACCGCGCTCGCCGGGCACCCCGGGCTGGTCGACGTGCTCTACCCGGGCCTACCCACGCACCCGCACCACGCGGTCGCCGCGCGCCAGCTGCACGACGGCTTCGGCGGCATGCTGTCGCTCCGGGTCGCCGGCGGCGCCGAGGCCGCGCTCGCGGTCGCCGGCCGGCTGCGGTTGTTCGCCCGCGCGACCTCGCTCGGCGGCGTCGAGTCGCTGGTCGAGCACCGCGCGTCGGTCGAACCACCCGACTCGCCGGTGCCGCACGATCTGTTGCGCCTGTCGATCGGCCTCGAGGACCCCGGCGAGCTGATCGACGATCTCCGCGCCGCACTCGGTTAG
- a CDS encoding M50 family metallopeptidase translates to MTERDESLRPLALALVASVVLWQVPYGPYLLYPFKLLGTWLHEGSHALAMLMSGAGFSGMEVFADGSGLAHAQSLAGPIAGGFIAAAGYMGAPVGGVILVLGARDPRGARRALVGLGLVLAVTALASITNRFGQVAIGATGAVIIAVAAVPRPRLHAGLAHLLAAQACVGALVDIRVLFRPNLIVDGQVVRDSDAHAMAVATFGTDASWAVWTWAAIWLAWSLALLFLVLRRLRRASAAPPSAPGPRPAD, encoded by the coding sequence GTGACCGAGCGCGACGAGTCGCTGCGCCCGCTGGCGCTCGCGCTGGTCGCGAGCGTGGTGCTGTGGCAGGTGCCGTACGGCCCGTACCTGCTGTACCCGTTCAAGCTGCTCGGCACCTGGTTGCACGAGGGCAGCCACGCGCTGGCGATGCTCATGAGCGGCGCCGGCTTCTCGGGCATGGAGGTGTTCGCGGACGGCAGCGGCCTGGCCCACGCGCAGTCGCTGGCCGGGCCGATCGCCGGCGGGTTCATCGCCGCCGCCGGGTACATGGGCGCCCCGGTCGGCGGCGTGATCCTGGTGCTCGGCGCCCGCGATCCGCGCGGCGCGCGGCGCGCGCTGGTCGGCCTGGGGCTGGTGCTCGCGGTCACCGCGCTGGCGTCGATCACCAACCGCTTCGGCCAGGTCGCGATCGGCGCGACCGGCGCGGTGATCATCGCGGTCGCGGCGGTCCCGCGGCCGCGGCTGCACGCCGGCCTCGCGCACCTGCTGGCGGCGCAGGCGTGCGTCGGCGCGCTCGTCGACATCCGCGTGCTGTTCCGTCCCAACCTCATCGTCGACGGCCAGGTCGTGCGCGACTCCGACGCCCACGCCATGGCGGTCGCGACCTTCGGCACCGACGCCAGCTGGGCGGTGTGGACCTGGGCCGCGATCTGGCTGGCGTGGTCGCTCGCGCTCCTGTTCCTGGTGCTGCGTCGGTTGCGCCGCGCTAGCGCTGCACCGCCATCTGCACCCGGACCTCGACCCGCCGATTGA
- a CDS encoding lysine--tRNA ligase, which yields MAERRAKAAKLRAAGRDPYRNDFRPSHTVAAVRARYEPTKPPPPAADAPRDKGAPITPIDGEVVRLAGRLVAKRGFGKTVFAPIRDGGVDIQLYLAIDQLDADDFATVVPELDVGDIVGAEGAAFWTKRGELSVLVTRLFLLTKAIRPLPDKWHGLTDVEARYRQRYVDLAISPDVREVFVKRSKIVAGIRRFLDQRAFLEVETPMMHPIIGGAAARPFITHHNALDMRLYMRIAPELYLKRLVVGGLERVYEINRNFRNEGLSRQHNPEFTMLEFYWAYAVYTDLMDLTEEMITGLAEEICGGTKLTWDGVDLDLARPWRRITIRDAVHQLGGLSAEDTAALFTDPVAGAAIALAHGVPAADIVRVLLEGVAEGARGLDRAALTAELRDAATAAGVAPRIVAGYPADDAGLTARVRAGHLGYLVFEATAEAKLVQPTFLCEFPLAVSPLARKSERDPAFCDRFELFVAGREIANGFSELNDPDDQRARFQAQQQAKAVGADEAMDYDEDYCRALEIGMPPTAGEGIGIDRLAMMLTGAASIRDVILFPQMRAE from the coding sequence ATGGCCGAGCGCCGGGCCAAGGCCGCCAAGCTCCGCGCCGCCGGCCGCGATCCGTACCGCAACGACTTCCGCCCGAGCCACACGGTGGCGGCGGTGCGCGCGCGCTACGAGCCGACCAAGCCGCCGCCGCCGGCCGCCGACGCGCCGCGCGACAAGGGCGCGCCGATCACGCCGATCGACGGCGAGGTCGTGCGGCTGGCCGGGCGCCTGGTCGCCAAGCGCGGTTTCGGCAAGACCGTGTTCGCGCCGATCCGCGACGGCGGCGTCGACATCCAGCTCTACCTCGCGATCGATCAGCTCGACGCCGACGACTTCGCGACGGTCGTGCCCGAGCTCGACGTCGGCGACATCGTCGGCGCCGAGGGCGCGGCGTTCTGGACCAAGCGCGGCGAGCTGAGCGTGCTCGTGACCCGGCTGTTCCTGCTGACCAAGGCGATCCGGCCGCTGCCCGACAAGTGGCACGGCCTGACCGACGTCGAGGCCCGCTACCGTCAGCGCTACGTCGACCTGGCGATCAGCCCCGACGTGCGCGAGGTGTTCGTCAAGCGCTCGAAGATCGTCGCCGGCATCCGCCGGTTCCTCGACCAGCGGGCGTTCCTCGAGGTCGAGACCCCGATGATGCACCCGATCATCGGCGGCGCCGCGGCGCGCCCGTTCATCACCCACCACAACGCGCTCGACATGCGCCTGTACATGCGCATCGCGCCCGAGCTGTACCTGAAGCGGCTGGTGGTCGGCGGGCTCGAGCGGGTCTACGAGATCAACCGCAACTTCCGCAACGAGGGGCTGTCGCGCCAGCACAACCCCGAGTTCACGATGCTCGAGTTCTACTGGGCCTACGCGGTCTACACCGACCTGATGGACCTGACCGAGGAGATGATCACCGGCCTGGCCGAGGAGATCTGCGGCGGCACCAAGCTGACCTGGGACGGCGTCGACCTCGACCTGGCCCGGCCGTGGCGCCGGATCACGATCAGGGACGCGGTCCACCAGCTCGGCGGGCTGTCGGCCGAGGACACCGCGGCGCTGTTCACCGATCCGGTCGCGGGCGCGGCGATCGCGCTGGCCCACGGCGTGCCGGCGGCCGACATCGTCCGGGTGCTGCTCGAGGGCGTGGCCGAGGGCGCGCGCGGCCTCGATCGCGCCGCGCTGACCGCCGAGCTCAGGGACGCCGCGACCGCGGCCGGGGTCGCGCCGCGGATCGTCGCCGGCTACCCGGCCGACGACGCCGGCCTGACCGCGCGGGTGCGCGCCGGCCACCTCGGCTACCTGGTGTTCGAGGCCACGGCCGAGGCCAAGCTGGTGCAGCCGACGTTCCTGTGCGAGTTCCCGCTGGCGGTGTCGCCGCTGGCGCGCAAGAGCGAGCGCGATCCGGCGTTCTGCGATCGGTTCGAGCTGTTCGTGGCCGGGCGCGAGATCGCCAACGGCTTCTCCGAGCTCAACGACCCCGACGATCAGCGCGCCCGGTTCCAGGCCCAGCAGCAGGCCAAGGCGGTCGGCGCCGACGAGGCGATGGACTACGACGAGGACTACTGCCGCGCGCTCGAGATCGGCATGCCGCCGACCGCGGGCGAGGGCATCGGCATCGATCGTCTGGCGATGATGCTGACCGGCGCCGCGTCGATCCGCGACGTGATCCTGTTCCCGCAGATGCGGGCCGAGTAG
- a CDS encoding thioredoxin family protein produces MRTIALVALAGLAGVGCKGKAKDGGGPGSGSGSGTAGTTAAATCAGPDAKGPLRWFEDDYPAALACARASHRPLVIDMWAPWCHTCLSMSATVLIDPSLAPLADRFVWLALDTDREANAAAVGTFALQNWPTYFVLDAADESIAARWLGAAAAPQFRQFLTDGERAVLASRGGAALDPLLAQVRAGDVAASAKDWAAAEAAYAGALAAAPADWPRRPDVLVAQIAARQKAGDVAGCLALGTSAAGQTGASANATDFLVWALACADAEGADPAAAKALRERAVSVLGALDAQADAPLSLDDRSDLMLNLREALGALGRTDDARAVATRQAALLDDAAAKAGSPAVAMTYNWHRAEVYVFLGKGAEIVPALEQSTKDLPTEYDPPYRLAWVYLRMGQAAEAKRWAEDALGKAYGPRKVRVANLVVEACKALGDGAAERAAREGLVATLAALPPEMAQPENLAKARADLAAMTGTGPPDRTGPEPEPEPEPERADP; encoded by the coding sequence ATGAGGACGATCGCGTTGGTCGCGCTGGCCGGCCTGGCCGGCGTGGGATGCAAGGGCAAGGCGAAGGACGGCGGCGGGCCTGGATCAGGATCGGGGTCGGGCACCGCGGGGACCACGGCCGCCGCGACCTGCGCCGGGCCCGACGCCAAGGGCCCGCTGCGCTGGTTCGAGGACGACTACCCCGCGGCGCTGGCGTGCGCGCGCGCGTCGCACCGCCCGCTGGTGATCGACATGTGGGCGCCGTGGTGCCACACGTGCCTGTCGATGAGCGCGACCGTGCTGATCGATCCGTCGCTGGCGCCGCTGGCCGATCGGTTCGTCTGGCTCGCCCTCGACACCGATCGCGAGGCCAACGCGGCCGCGGTCGGAACGTTCGCGCTGCAGAACTGGCCCACGTACTTCGTCCTCGACGCCGCCGACGAGAGCATCGCCGCCCGCTGGCTGGGCGCGGCCGCGGCGCCGCAGTTCCGGCAGTTCCTCACCGACGGCGAGCGCGCGGTCCTGGCCAGCCGCGGCGGCGCGGCGCTCGATCCCCTGCTGGCCCAGGTCCGGGCCGGCGACGTCGCCGCCAGCGCCAAGGACTGGGCCGCGGCCGAGGCCGCGTACGCGGGCGCGCTGGCCGCGGCGCCGGCCGACTGGCCGCGCCGGCCCGACGTGCTGGTCGCCCAGATCGCGGCGCGGCAGAAGGCCGGCGACGTCGCCGGCTGCCTGGCGCTGGGCACGAGCGCCGCCGGCCAGACCGGCGCGAGCGCCAACGCCACCGACTTCCTGGTCTGGGCCCTGGCCTGCGCCGACGCCGAGGGCGCCGACCCGGCCGCGGCCAAGGCGCTGCGCGAGCGGGCGGTCAGCGTGCTCGGCGCGCTCGACGCCCAGGCCGACGCGCCGCTGTCGCTCGACGACCGCAGCGATCTCATGCTCAACCTGCGCGAGGCGCTCGGCGCCCTCGGCCGCACCGACGACGCGCGCGCGGTGGCGACGCGCCAGGCGGCGCTGCTCGACGACGCCGCCGCCAAGGCCGGCTCGCCGGCGGTGGCGATGACCTACAACTGGCACCGGGCCGAGGTCTACGTGTTCCTCGGCAAGGGCGCGGAGATCGTGCCGGCGCTCGAGCAGTCGACCAAGGATCTGCCGACCGAGTACGACCCGCCCTACCGCCTGGCGTGGGTGTACCTACGGATGGGCCAGGCCGCCGAGGCCAAGCGCTGGGCCGAGGACGCGCTCGGCAAGGCCTACGGGCCGCGCAAGGTCCGCGTCGCGAACCTGGTGGTCGAGGCGTGCAAGGCGCTGGGCGACGGCGCCGCCGAGCGGGCCGCGCGCGAGGGACTGGTGGCGACGCTCGCGGCGCTGCCGCCCGAGATGGCGCAGCCCGAGAACCTGGCCAAGGCGCGCGCGGACCTCGCGGCGATGACCGGAACCGGGCCGCCGGACCGGACCGGGCCGGAACCGGAGCCGGAACCGGAACCGGAGCGCGCTGACCCATGA
- a CDS encoding ABC transporter ATP-binding protein encodes MGKEYLHGGRVLSVLSGVEMHLAAGDMVAVVGASGVGKSTFLQILGTLDLPTRGSIKFDGEELTTMGPERLAMFRNRKIGFVFQFHHLLPEFTALENVMMPGLIQRLPKPAVRARATDILGRVGLSHRLTHKPSELSGGEQQRVALARAMVLEPALLLADEPTGNLDRHTGEEIHQLFVELHRERGSTLLVVTHNLELARLMPRTLTMTDGGRLHDAAATPTATEAAS; translated from the coding sequence ATGGGCAAGGAGTACCTCCACGGCGGCCGCGTGCTGTCGGTGCTCAGCGGCGTCGAGATGCACCTCGCCGCGGGCGACATGGTCGCGGTGGTCGGCGCGTCGGGCGTCGGCAAGTCGACGTTCCTGCAGATCCTCGGCACGCTCGATCTGCCGACCCGGGGCTCGATCAAGTTCGACGGCGAGGAGCTCACGACGATGGGCCCCGAGCGCCTGGCGATGTTCCGCAATCGCAAGATCGGGTTCGTCTTCCAGTTCCACCACCTGCTGCCCGAGTTCACCGCGCTCGAGAACGTCATGATGCCCGGGCTGATCCAGCGCCTGCCCAAGCCGGCGGTGCGCGCCCGCGCCACCGACATCCTCGGGCGGGTCGGCCTGTCGCACCGCCTGACCCACAAGCCCTCGGAGCTGTCGGGCGGCGAGCAGCAGCGCGTCGCCCTGGCCCGCGCGATGGTGCTCGAGCCGGCCCTGCTCCTGGCCGACGAGCCCACCGGCAACCTCGACCGGCACACCGGCGAGGAGATCCACCAGCTGTTCGTCGAGCTGCATCGCGAGCGCGGGTCGACGCTCCTGGTCGTCACCCACAACCTCGAGCTGGCGCGCCTGATGCCCAGGACCCTGACCATGACCGACGGTGGTCGCTTGCACGACGCGGCGGCCACGCCGACCGCGACCGAGGCGGCGTCGTGA
- a CDS encoding phage tail protein, which yields MPANPSQSPDVYSSAHFNLELEGVPTSTVRSIEGGTIKTEVITYHANEHKGAIWRQNGKVKYEPIKVVAGLAAGDALYKWMNSFCTGDCERKHGALVAGDYNYNEKARRSFCDAVIECLDFPKFDSNDKNAANVTITIQAETLAYEQPGPGSVMQHDAAQAQQQHIAACNFDFSFDGAPESAVKRVTKVEGFSLKSKTIEYHHAGRLEPIKLGGKIEQPNISFSLPEVDAEYFMTLMKKAATGERPPMTNADVTYFDNSKTPKGKIHFVGCHVFNVQPDKSDAANEDVRLVKVEMAIESLTFTKL from the coding sequence ATGCCAGCTAATCCCAGCCAGTCCCCTGATGTCTACTCGTCCGCGCACTTCAACCTCGAGCTCGAGGGTGTGCCGACGTCGACGGTGCGCTCGATCGAGGGCGGCACCATCAAGACCGAGGTCATCACCTATCACGCCAACGAGCACAAGGGCGCGATCTGGCGGCAGAACGGCAAGGTCAAGTACGAGCCGATCAAGGTCGTCGCGGGGCTGGCCGCGGGCGACGCGCTCTACAAGTGGATGAACTCGTTCTGCACCGGCGACTGCGAGCGGAAGCACGGCGCGCTGGTCGCGGGCGACTACAACTACAACGAGAAGGCTCGGCGGAGCTTCTGCGACGCGGTGATCGAGTGTCTCGACTTCCCGAAGTTCGATAGCAACGACAAGAACGCCGCCAACGTCACCATCACCATCCAGGCCGAGACCCTGGCCTACGAGCAGCCCGGGCCGGGCTCGGTGATGCAGCACGACGCGGCCCAGGCCCAGCAGCAGCACATCGCCGCGTGCAACTTCGACTTCAGCTTCGACGGGGCGCCGGAGAGCGCGGTCAAGCGCGTCACCAAGGTCGAGGGCTTCAGCCTGAAGTCCAAGACGATCGAGTACCACCACGCGGGCCGGCTCGAGCCGATCAAGCTCGGCGGCAAGATCGAGCAGCCGAACATCTCGTTCTCGCTGCCCGAGGTCGACGCCGAGTACTTCATGACCCTCATGAAGAAGGCGGCCACGGGCGAGCGGCCGCCGATGACCAACGCCGACGTCACGTACTTCGACAACTCCAAGACGCCCAAGGGCAAGATCCACTTCGTGGGCTGCCACGTGTTCAACGTCCAGCCCGACAAGAGCGACGCGGCGAACGAGGACGTGCGCCTGGTGAAGGTGGAGATGGCGATCGAGAGCCTCACGTTCACGAAGCTGTAG
- a CDS encoding ABC transporter permease has protein sequence MSRSRFQIFVALRYLMAHPIHVSWIAVIVAIVAFVTGGALTAVGHFVLEAPNPRSLIETGSPYRQDVLSAGAIAFAVSGVCVYVFLIRIFFTFYSTVSIVGVSIGCAALVTVLSVMNGFEGDLRSKILGSNAHVQVSKDDGEFVEWEEVRARIDRVPGVVASTPFATSEVVIAANSNYSNVVVKGIDVASAVEVTSLRKSLDDPEALDRLEPLVGDGPEAPAVAPAAPPTGDVIDPAPDDLPSAGDPIDWSDPTADPPAFDPAPPDFADGADALPDAAPRDLSEDAPPPELGGGGRPPSRVSTLSGVLVGKELVKQMHLFTGQEVRMVSPLADPMNPDANGTPIPFNRDYRVAGQFFTGMYEYDLKLVYVTLDSLQRFLRLGDAVDGIEVRISDPDDVDALVKRISTEIGPAYHVQGWRELNRNLFSALKLEKIAMFMILAIIIIVASFSIVGTLIMTVIEKARQIALLKTLGASDLGIVAVFVTQGSLIGFIGGTLGVAIGLGLCAWLKAFGFPINPDVYYIDRLPVQIDLATVGLVYIAALVISFAATIYPSVLGSQLRPAVGLKK, from the coding sequence ATGAGCCGCAGCCGGTTCCAGATCTTCGTGGCGCTGCGCTATCTCATGGCGCACCCGATCCACGTCAGCTGGATCGCGGTGATCGTCGCGATCGTCGCGTTCGTGACGGGCGGCGCGCTGACCGCGGTCGGGCACTTCGTGCTCGAGGCGCCCAACCCGCGCTCGCTGATCGAGACCGGCTCGCCCTACCGTCAGGACGTCCTGTCGGCCGGGGCGATCGCGTTCGCGGTCAGCGGCGTGTGCGTCTACGTGTTCCTGATCCGGATCTTCTTCACGTTCTACTCGACCGTGTCGATCGTCGGGGTCTCGATCGGCTGCGCCGCGCTGGTCACGGTGCTGTCGGTCATGAACGGCTTCGAGGGCGACCTGCGGTCCAAGATCCTCGGCTCGAACGCCCACGTCCAGGTCTCGAAGGACGACGGCGAGTTCGTCGAGTGGGAAGAGGTCCGCGCGCGGATCGACCGGGTCCCGGGCGTGGTCGCGTCGACCCCGTTCGCCACCAGCGAGGTCGTGATCGCGGCCAACAGCAACTACTCGAACGTGGTCGTCAAGGGCATCGACGTCGCCAGCGCGGTCGAGGTGACGTCGCTGCGCAAGAGCCTCGACGACCCCGAGGCGCTCGACCGGCTCGAGCCCCTGGTCGGCGACGGCCCCGAGGCCCCGGCCGTGGCGCCGGCCGCGCCGCCGACCGGCGACGTGATCGACCCGGCGCCGGACGACCTGCCGAGCGCCGGCGATCCGATCGACTGGAGCGATCCGACCGCGGATCCGCCGGCGTTCGATCCGGCGCCGCCCGACTTCGCCGACGGCGCCGACGCCTTGCCCGACGCCGCGCCCCGGGACCTGTCCGAGGACGCGCCACCGCCGGAGCTCGGCGGCGGCGGCCGACCGCCGTCGCGGGTGTCGACGCTGTCGGGCGTGCTGGTCGGCAAGGAGCTGGTCAAGCAGATGCACCTGTTCACCGGCCAGGAGGTGCGGATGGTGTCGCCGCTGGCCGATCCGATGAACCCCGACGCCAACGGCACGCCGATCCCGTTCAACCGCGACTACCGGGTGGCCGGCCAGTTCTTCACCGGCATGTACGAGTACGACCTCAAGCTGGTCTACGTCACGCTCGACTCGCTGCAGCGGTTCCTGCGCCTGGGCGACGCGGTCGACGGCATCGAGGTGCGGATCAGCGATCCCGACGACGTCGACGCGCTGGTCAAGCGGATCTCGACGGAGATCGGCCCCGCGTACCACGTCCAGGGCTGGCGCGAGCTCAACCGCAACCTGTTCTCGGCCCTCAAGCTCGAGAAGATCGCGATGTTCATGATCCTCGCGATCATCATCATCGTCGCGTCGTTCTCGATCGTCGGCACGCTGATCATGACCGTGATCGAGAAGGCCCGGCAGATCGCGCTGCTCAAGACCCTGGGCGCTAGCGACCTCGGGATCGTCGCGGTGTTCGTGACCCAGGGCAGCCTGATCGGCTTCATCGGCGGCACGCTCGGCGTCGCGATCGGCCTGGGGCTGTGCGCCTGGCTCAAGGCGTTCGGGTTCCCGATCAACCCCGACGTCTACTACATCGACCGGCTGCCGGTGCAGATCGACCTCGCGACCGTGGGCCTGGTCTACATCGCGGCGCTGGTGATCAGCTTCGCCGCGACGATCTACCCGTCGGTGCTGGGCTCGCAGCTGCGGCCGGCCGTCGGCCTGAAGAAGTGA